TCGGGGGCGTGGAGAAGCGTGCGGCCCTCCCAGAGGAGTTCGGTCTCTTCGGATTCGCCTTCGACGAGGAGGTCGATCTCGCGGCCTACCCAGGCGGCCTTGGATTTGGCGCTGATCTTCTGCTGGAGCTTCATCAGCTTGTTGCGGCGGGACTGGATAGTGCGTGTGGGGACTTTGAGCTCGTCGGCCAGTTCGAAGGCCTTGGCGCCCTCTTCGTCGGAGTAGGTGAAGACGCCGAGCCAGTCGATCTGCGCGGCGGTTATGAAGGCTTCGAGTTCCTTGTAGTCGGCTTCGGTCTCGCCGGGGAAGCCTACGATGAAGCTGGTGCGGATGACGATGCCGGGGACGATGCGGCGGGCGCGCTCGATGAGGTTGAGGAAGATCTGCGCGTTGCCTCCGCGCTTCATGCGCTTGAGGACGCTGGCGCTGGCGTGCTGCAGCGGGACGTCGAGGTACTTGGCGATGTTGTCGTGCTTCGCCATCGTCTCGAGCAGCCGCGTCGTCACCTTGTTGGGATAGGTGTAGAGGAAGCGAAGCCACCTGAGGCCGGGGAGGGCGGCGAGGGCTTCGAGGAGCTGGGCGAGGCCGTCCTGCAGGCCGAGGTCTTCGCCGTAGCAGGTGGTGTCCTGGCCGATGAGGGTGATCTCGCGGACACCCTGGGCGATGAGGTTTTCCGCCTCGGCGACGATGGAGGACATGCGGCGCGAGCGGAACTTGCCGCGAAGTTGCGGGATGATACAGAAGCTGCAGGGGTGGTCGCAGCCTTCGGCGATCTTGATATAGGCGCTGGCGCGGGGAGTGGAGAGGATGCGCGGGGTGTCGTCGGAGTAGAGGTACTCGGGGAGCGCGGCGGTGGCTCCGTCCCAGGCGTCGCGGGAGAAGCGGCCTTGTTTTTGGCGGAGGTCGCCTTCGGGGCGGGAGGTTGTTGCCTGTTCGATCTGGAGCTGTGGTGCGGCGTCTTCAGGGCGCGAGTGCTGGTGGACGGCGCTGTGGGCGCGGGCAGCGAGCGACTGCGGGAGGATGTTGAAGGGCGAGTTGGGCTGCGACGCGGGTTTGGGGGAGAGGCCGGCGGCGTTGAGGATGGCTTCGAGCTCGCCAGTGCCTACGACGGCGTCGACCTCGGGGATGTTTTTCTGGATCTCGTCGCGGTAGCGCTCGACGAGGCAGCCGGCGACGATGAGGCGCTGGGCGCGTCCGCCGTTGGCCTGTTTGTGCTGCACCATCTCGAGGATGGTGTTGACGGACTCCTGCTTGGCCGAGTCGATGAAGCTGCAGGTGTTGACGACGAGGATCTCGGCGTCTTCGGCGCTGGGGGTGAGTTCGCCGCCGGCGCTGTGGAGGAGGCCCATCATGACCTCGGAGTCGACGAGGTTCTTGGGGCAGCCGAGGGAGACGAAGCCGATCTTTGGCCTTGCAGGAGCGGCTTCGAGCACACCTGTGGTTTCTGTTGTAGCGGGGGGAGTCACAGTCTCATAGTTTACCAGTTCTGTGGCCTGTACGGCTCGCATTCGGTCCCTCCCCTCCACCCCGTGTATTTTGTGCAAAGTACTCATTCGTTGCGAGTTAGGCTTGGACTTCCGGTTGGTCCTGCCGCTAAAGTCCTGTTATTTCGTGCTTGCTTCCCGCAAAGTCTTCATTTCATAAGAGATAAGGCCGGGCTTTTGTCCCGGCCTTATCTCCTTCTTCAGGTTCTATTTTACGTGATTGAGCGGAACTGTTATGCCACT
The Edaphobacter bradus genome window above contains:
- the rimO gene encoding 30S ribosomal protein S12 methylthiotransferase RimO encodes the protein MRAVQATELVNYETVTPPATTETTGVLEAAPARPKIGFVSLGCPKNLVDSEVMMGLLHSAGGELTPSAEDAEILVVNTCSFIDSAKQESVNTILEMVQHKQANGGRAQRLIVAGCLVERYRDEIQKNIPEVDAVVGTGELEAILNAAGLSPKPASQPNSPFNILPQSLAARAHSAVHQHSRPEDAAPQLQIEQATTSRPEGDLRQKQGRFSRDAWDGATAALPEYLYSDDTPRILSTPRASAYIKIAEGCDHPCSFCIIPQLRGKFRSRRMSSIVAEAENLIAQGVREITLIGQDTTCYGEDLGLQDGLAQLLEALAALPGLRWLRFLYTYPNKVTTRLLETMAKHDNIAKYLDVPLQHASASVLKRMKRGGNAQIFLNLIERARRIVPGIVIRTSFIVGFPGETEADYKELEAFITAAQIDWLGVFTYSDEEGAKAFELADELKVPTRTIQSRRNKLMKLQQKISAKSKAAWVGREIDLLVEGESEETELLWEGRTLLHAPEIDGKVFINDFGPHEELVPGTFYRAEITESHDYDVVARIIE